A stretch of the Proteus sp. ZN5 genome encodes the following:
- the accD gene encoding acetyl-CoA carboxylase, carboxyltransferase subunit beta, protein MSWIEKILNKSTITSSRKANIPEGVWTKCDSCGQVLYRAELERNLEVCPKCDHHMRISARRRLETFLDTGSTTELGSELEPKDILKFRDSKKYKDRISAAQKQTQEKDALIVMKGTLKKMPVVAASFEFAFMGGSMASVVGARFVRAVEQALEDNCPLVCFSASGGARMQEALMSLMQMAKTSAALAKMQERGLPYISVMTDPTMGGVSASLAMLGDINVAEPKALIGFAGPRVIEQTVREKLPAGFQRSEFLLEKGAIDMIVRRPEMRDELAELLAKLTQYDLVEDENEDEIIGEEMIADEIESIDNEPEINIETNKKEDV, encoded by the coding sequence ATGAGCTGGATTGAAAAAATTCTAAATAAAAGCACTATCACAAGTTCACGTAAAGCCAATATCCCTGAAGGGGTTTGGACTAAATGTGACAGCTGTGGGCAGGTACTCTATCGCGCAGAATTAGAGCGTAATTTAGAGGTTTGCCCTAAATGTGATCACCATATGCGCATTTCAGCGCGCCGTCGCCTTGAGACTTTTCTCGATACAGGAAGCACAACAGAATTAGGTAGCGAATTAGAGCCTAAAGATATTCTGAAATTCCGCGACTCTAAAAAATACAAAGATAGAATCAGCGCTGCTCAAAAACAAACGCAAGAAAAAGATGCATTAATCGTGATGAAAGGAACGCTGAAAAAGATGCCTGTTGTTGCTGCATCCTTTGAATTTGCGTTTATGGGCGGTTCAATGGCTTCTGTTGTAGGTGCGCGTTTTGTTCGTGCTGTTGAACAAGCATTAGAAGATAACTGCCCATTAGTTTGCTTCTCTGCGAGTGGTGGTGCGCGTATGCAAGAAGCATTGATGTCATTAATGCAAATGGCAAAAACCAGTGCGGCATTAGCAAAAATGCAAGAGCGTGGTTTGCCTTATATCTCAGTAATGACTGACCCTACAATGGGGGGTGTTTCTGCAAGTTTAGCGATGTTAGGTGATATCAACGTTGCTGAACCTAAAGCACTGATTGGTTTTGCAGGCCCTCGCGTTATTGAACAAACAGTACGAGAAAAATTACCTGCTGGTTTCCAACGCAGTGAATTCTTGTTAGAAAAAGGCGCGATCGATATGATTGTTCGTCGTCCTGAAATGCGTGATGAGCTGGCTGAATTACTGGCTAAGCTGACTCAGTATGATTTAGTTGAAGATGAAAATGAAGATGAAATCATCGGTGAAGAAATGATTGCTGATGAAATCGAATCTATAGACAACGAGCCAGAAATTAACATCGAAACGAATAAAAAAGAAGATGTCTAA
- the folC gene encoding bifunctional tetrahydrofolate synthase/dihydrofolate synthase has translation MSNIITAPKATSSLSMWLSYLEHLHSSAIDMGLERVGKVGKILNVLRPAPKVITVSGTNGKGTTCHMLESILMASGLKVGVYSSPHLVRYTERVRIQGKELSEDAFCEVFAEIEQARGDISLTFFEYGTIAALKLFQQAQLDVVILEVGLGGRLDATNIVDADIAAITSIALDHTDWLGADREHIGHEKAGIFRANHYAVVGEPDMPHSIAEVANEKQAKLFRRETDWSFVIEGDHWHWRCADCEFDALPIPNIPLANAATAMGVIRCLLKSNDKVSQAITQQSIVEGMSRAQLPGRFQVISQHPLVIFDVAHNPHAAGYLAEKLSQLPQKSDTQVRIVVGMLGDKDIAGTLACLTPLADSWYVAPLNEFRGASADILAQHLEKPMVFDSVEHAWQQAMSDAAPNDIVVVCGSFHTVAHVMELLEKESVGGK, from the coding sequence ATGTCTAATATCATAACTGCTCCTAAAGCCACATCGTCTTTGTCGATGTGGCTTTCTTATCTTGAACACTTGCACTCCAGCGCCATTGATATGGGGTTAGAACGAGTAGGCAAGGTAGGAAAAATATTAAACGTGTTACGTCCCGCACCTAAGGTAATTACTGTCTCAGGTACAAATGGGAAAGGCACAACCTGTCATATGCTAGAGTCAATCTTGATGGCATCAGGATTGAAAGTTGGCGTTTATAGTTCCCCTCATCTTGTTCGTTATACAGAACGTGTTCGTATTCAAGGCAAAGAGCTTTCTGAAGATGCTTTTTGTGAAGTTTTTGCAGAAATTGAACAAGCTAGAGGCGATATCTCGCTGACCTTTTTTGAATATGGCACTATCGCTGCGCTGAAGTTATTTCAACAAGCACAACTTGATGTTGTTATTCTTGAAGTAGGATTAGGCGGTCGATTAGATGCGACGAATATCGTTGATGCGGATATTGCTGCTATCACAAGTATTGCACTCGATCATACAGATTGGTTAGGTGCAGATAGAGAGCATATTGGCCACGAGAAAGCCGGTATTTTCCGCGCTAATCACTATGCCGTTGTGGGTGAGCCGGATATGCCTCATTCCATTGCTGAAGTTGCCAATGAAAAACAGGCTAAGCTTTTCCGTCGGGAAACGGATTGGTCTTTTGTTATTGAAGGTGATCACTGGCATTGGCGTTGTGCTGATTGTGAATTTGATGCGTTGCCAATCCCTAATATTCCGCTAGCCAATGCGGCAACAGCGATGGGAGTCATTCGTTGCTTGCTCAAATCTAATGATAAGGTCAGCCAAGCAATAACACAGCAAAGCATTGTTGAAGGTATGTCTCGTGCACAATTACCGGGTCGTTTTCAGGTGATTTCTCAACATCCTTTGGTTATCTTTGATGTGGCTCATAATCCTCATGCAGCAGGATATTTAGCGGAAAAATTATCACAATTACCACAAAAATCTGATACTCAGGTGCGTATTGTTGTTGGTATGCTGGGTGATAAAGATATTGCAGGAACATTAGCGTGCTTAACACCATTGGCTGATAGTTGGTATGTTGCTCCACTTAATGAGTTTCGTGGTGCTTCTGCGGATATATTAGCTCAACATCTTGAGAAACCAATGGTATTTGATAGTGTTGAACATGCATGGCAACAAGCAATGTCTGATGCTGCTCCTAACGATATTGTTGTGGTTTGTGGCTCATTTCATACTGTCGCGCATGTGATGGAACTTTTGGAAAAGGAGAGTGTGGGTGGCAAGTAA
- the dedD gene encoding cell division protein DedD, with protein sequence MASKFQNRLVGAVVLVAVGVIFLPALLDGDKKYNEDQFASIPLVPKPGDEQEIESIAPIEQTSVPSTPSEGASEGMLSEAVTGVEQPAVTTPEPPAVVTPPVQPQQPPQQPPQQPTPTPEPPTVVTPPVQPPAPPVQETKPPKGEAWVVQLGALKNAAKVEEIIAKMHFSGYPVYTIPARPVAGQVTRIYIGPSASKSELQAILPHLKELTGLQGEVKAYKP encoded by the coding sequence GTGGCAAGTAAATTTCAAAATCGCTTAGTCGGTGCCGTTGTATTGGTGGCAGTCGGGGTTATTTTTTTACCTGCACTGCTTGACGGCGATAAGAAATATAACGAAGACCAGTTCGCCTCGATTCCTTTAGTACCAAAACCCGGTGATGAGCAAGAAATAGAATCTATCGCTCCGATAGAGCAAACCTCAGTGCCTTCTACTCCGTCAGAAGGTGCGTCTGAAGGTATGCTTTCTGAAGCTGTGACGGGCGTTGAACAACCTGCTGTTACAACGCCAGAACCACCTGCTGTTGTTACACCACCGGTACAACCACAACAGCCACCACAACAACCACCACAACAACCAACGCCTACACCAGAGCCTCCAACTGTGGTTACGCCACCTGTACAACCACCAGCACCACCGGTGCAAGAAACTAAGCCACCGAAAGGCGAAGCTTGGGTTGTTCAATTAGGTGCGTTGAAAAATGCGGCTAAGGTAGAAGAAATTATTGCGAAAATGCATTTCTCAGGTTATCCGGTATACACCATACCTGCACGCCCAGTAGCAGGGCAAGTAACTCGAATTTATATCGGCCCTAGTGCATCTAAGTCAGAATTACAGGCGATTTTGCCTCATTTAAAAGAGCTTACGGGCTTACAAGGTGAGGTAAAGGCATATAAGCCTTAA
- the cvpA gene encoding colicin V production protein produces the protein MVWIDYAIIAIIGFSALVSLIRGFVREALSLITWGCGFFVASQFYPYLAVYFTRFEDELVRNGIAIVTLFIATLIVGAVVNYVISSLVQRTGLSGTDRVLGVCFGALRGVLIVSALLFVLGAFTPMADSADWQRSELIPQFNHIIRWFFDYLQNASSFVSERI, from the coding sequence ATGGTCTGGATAGATTACGCCATCATTGCCATTATTGGTTTTTCCGCATTAGTCAGCCTGATCCGTGGCTTTGTTCGTGAAGCATTGTCACTTATCACCTGGGGTTGTGGTTTCTTTGTTGCTAGTCAGTTTTATCCTTATCTTGCCGTCTATTTTACCCGGTTTGAAGATGAGCTGGTTCGTAACGGGATTGCAATAGTCACGTTATTTATTGCGACACTGATTGTCGGCGCTGTTGTGAATTATGTGATTAGCTCTCTTGTTCAACGCACAGGGTTATCAGGTACAGATCGTGTATTGGGGGTCTGTTTCGGGGCTTTAAGAGGCGTGCTGATAGTGTCAGCATTACTTTTTGTTTTAGGCGCATTTACGCCTATGGCAGATAGCGCTGATTGGCAACGTTCTGAGCTTATTCCTCAATTCAACCATATTATTAGGTGGTTCTTTGACTACCTGCAAAATGCGTCAAGTTTCGTGTCGGAGAGAATATAA